TTTATAAGTCTGATAGCTTCAGCTTGAGCTTTTTGAATACTTAAAATAGCTTCAGCTTCTCCTTCTGCTTCTCTAATAGCAGCTTCTTTTTTAGCTTCTGCTCTTAAAATTGTAGACTCTTTTTCTCCTTCAGCAACAAGGATAGCCGCAGTTTTTTGTCCCTCAGCTCTAAGAATAGATTCTCTTCTCTCTCTTTCAGCTTTCATCTGCTTTTCCATAGCGTCTTGAATCTCAGCTGGAGGAATGATATTTTTAAGTTCAACTCTATTAATTTTTATTCCCCAAGGATCTGTAGCTTCATCTAAAATAGCTCTCATCTTAGTATTAATAGTATCTCTTGATGTAAGAGTAGCATCAAGTTCCATCTCTCCGATGATATTTCTAAGAGTTGTTGCAGTTAAATTCTCAATAGCATTCAATGGATTTTCAACACCGTAAGTATATAACTTAGGATCAGTTATTTGGAAATATACAACTGAATCAATTTGCATAGTAACATTATCTTTTGTTATAACTGGTTGTGGTGGGAAATCAATAACTTGCTCTTTTAAAGATACCCTTTTAGCTACTCTATCAATAAAAGGTATCAATACATTAAGACCAACGTCCCAAGTAGTAAGGTAAGCTCCAAGTCTTTCAATGACGAAAGCCTGAGATTGAGCAACAATTCTAACGTGTGTTCCTATTAGAAATATCGCAATAAAGATTAAAATAAATATAAACAACATAAAACCCTCCCTAAAATCTATAATTTTTTAATTAAAAACAGTTTGTTTCCGACAATCTTTTGAACAATAGCATTCTCTCCAATTTTAAAATCATCTGAAGATATTGCTTCCCAAATTTTTCCATCTAGATAAACTGTGTAAAAGGTTTGGTTTCCTTTTAAAGTAATATCTTCGATAGTTACTTCTTTTTCTGTGATACGGTTTAATTCTTTTGAATTGGTTTTGAAATATTTTAAAGCAATTTTTCTAACCAAGATTAAAGAAAGAAGTGATGTACCCACAAAAATATAAAATTGATGCTCTAAAGCTAAATTATAAAATGGCATTGTTAAAAAAGCTCCAAGAGCAAACCAGATTGAAATAAGTCCAAAAGTTAAAAGTTCAACTCCTAAAAGCACTAAGCCAGCAATAAACCATATTAGCATAACGACTCCTTTCTAAAAAAAATATTCTTAGGTAGAGTATACTCTCAAAAATCAGGATTGTCAAAATAGAAAAATAACAGGAAAAAATAACAGTTACAAAAAAGTGCGTACTTGTTAAAAAAAAGTTAATATTTTATAATTCATTTGAGAGAAAAAATTTGGAGGTTGTTATGAAAAGAATTTTAGACGAAACTAAATTAGGAAATTTAAAAATGAAAAATAGAATAGTAAGAGGAGCACTTTGGGAGGATTTAGCTGATGAGAAAGGGCATTTAACTTCGGAGCTAGAAGCAGTATATGAGGAGCTAGCTCAGGGTGGGGTTGGAACTATAATTACAGGGTACGCATTTGTAACAGAAAATGAGCAGCCAAACCCAGGAATGTTAGGAATATATGATGATAAATTTATTTCAGAGTATAAAAAGTTTACAGATAAAATTCATAGCTATGATACAAATATAATTTTACAAATATGTTATGGTGGATTTATGACTAGACATAATGTAGGAGAAAGAGTTATCTGGGGACCATCAACAGCACAGGATGAAGTTAGTGGAACTTGGGCTCAAGAGATGACAAAAGATGAGATAAAAGAGTTGGTAAATGCATTTGGAGATGCGGCTTTAAGAGCTAAAAAATCAGGATTTGATGGAGTTGAAATTCATGGAGCACATGGATATCTATTAAGCCAATTTTTATCGCCATACTTCAATAAAAGAACAGACGAGTATGGAGGGGATGTAGAAAATAGAGGAAGAATTATCTTAGAAGTTTATCAAAATATAAGAGAAAAAGTTGGGTCAGATTTCTCGGTTTGGATAAAATTAAACTCAGCAGACTATATAGCTGAAGGAGGATTAACTCAAGAGGATAGTCTTTATGTAGCTAAAAAACTTTCTGAAATGGGAATAGATGCAATAGAGGTATCTGGTGGAAACGCTTCGATAAAAGAGGTTATAAAAAATAACTTAGCTCCAGCAAGAACAAAAGTTGTAGTTTCAAAAGATAATGAATCATACTTTAGAGATTATGCTGTTAAACTAGCTGAAATGGTAGAAACTCCAGTTATTTTAATAGGTGGAAATAGAAGTGTTGATGTTATGGAAAATATTTTAAATACAAGTAAGGTTGAATACTTCTCAATGGCAAGACCTTTAACTTGTGAACCAAATCTAATTAATATTTGGAAGTCAGGAGATATGAAAAAACCAAAATGTGTATCGTGTAATCAATGCTATATGACACCAGGAAAAAGATGTATCTTTAATATAAAAAAATAAAAGTTTATAAAATTATAGAATAAAAGGGAGTAATCTTAAATGAAATCTCCCTTTTAATCTATTTTTGTAGGTGTTGAAGTATATTCGAAATACTCTTTTGTCCATTGTTCAATAAGATTTAAAGCGGGAAGAAGAGCAAGCCCTTTTTCTGTTAGTTTATACTCAACCTTAGGAGGAACTTCTGGGTATACAACACG
Above is a window of Cetobacterium sp. ZOR0034 DNA encoding:
- a CDS encoding SPFH domain-containing protein, whose translation is MLFIFILIFIAIFLIGTHVRIVAQSQAFVIERLGAYLTTWDVGLNVLIPFIDRVAKRVSLKEQVIDFPPQPVITKDNVTMQIDSVVYFQITDPKLYTYGVENPLNAIENLTATTLRNIIGEMELDATLTSRDTINTKMRAILDEATDPWGIKINRVELKNIIPPAEIQDAMEKQMKAERERRESILRAEGQKTAAILVAEGEKESTILRAEAKKEAAIREAEGEAEAILSIQKAQAEAIRLIKEAAPDKSVLTLKGMEAFEKVANGQATKIIIPSELQSIVTLSELFHEAKK
- a CDS encoding NfeD family protein; protein product: MLIWFIAGLVLLGVELLTFGLISIWFALGAFLTMPFYNLALEHQFYIFVGTSLLSLILVRKIALKYFKTNSKELNRITEKEVTIEDITLKGNQTFYTVYLDGKIWEAISSDDFKIGENAIVQKIVGNKLFLIKKL
- a CDS encoding NADH:flavin oxidoreductase, whose amino-acid sequence is MKRILDETKLGNLKMKNRIVRGALWEDLADEKGHLTSELEAVYEELAQGGVGTIITGYAFVTENEQPNPGMLGIYDDKFISEYKKFTDKIHSYDTNIILQICYGGFMTRHNVGERVIWGPSTAQDEVSGTWAQEMTKDEIKELVNAFGDAALRAKKSGFDGVEIHGAHGYLLSQFLSPYFNKRTDEYGGDVENRGRIILEVYQNIREKVGSDFSVWIKLNSADYIAEGGLTQEDSLYVAKKLSEMGIDAIEVSGGNASIKEVIKNNLAPARTKVVVSKDNESYFRDYAVKLAEMVETPVILIGGNRSVDVMENILNTSKVEYFSMARPLTCEPNLINIWKSGDMKKPKCVSCNQCYMTPGKRCIFNIKK